In the genome of Chrysemys picta bellii isolate R12L10 chromosome 17, ASM1138683v2, whole genome shotgun sequence, one region contains:
- the LOC122174587 gene encoding uncharacterized protein LOC122174587 yields MERPSGAAQSAGSLKPREPSPTGPPASNQAMLETLPILPSYPSPISDTPWTLDHPSTGGLSSITVPVRLDALSYLLNSALLGACMARTQTPLSGGQGPLATGHGGPTPLALGSRCHPHYCCSPQPACANPQQPNGARQAWVGCCGGGAMGQSSTSCSQEASRGHADGQNCSPRWDQRGSASPRGWGENRRAGGQKDFNRPWGGGKPRGEVDSAPWKAGLGGSRNGPGRAQDSGYAPRKRNQDGRPWGTPESKRWSSGWPQRRGSGAEETESAKAAREDWEEDYKGSAAQGSVLEEATSSQPNLPASQGGEDWEKEYEKSREPPKSAPAVPPLPEVASKAQTASLQEKTTPLPPSKDSSFSSYLENLFTDLPRESSTVSDPCQEREPHGDAAESGTRPPEGGGQCGQVSAKLGDFTARSVDPACSAVENDRS; encoded by the coding sequence ctccctCAAGCCCAgagagcccagccccacagggccaCCCGCCTCGAACCAGGCCATGCTGGAGACGCTGCCCATTCTGccctcctaccccagccccatCTCTGACACACCTTGGACCCTGGATCACCCATCCACCGGGGGCCTCTCCTCCATCACAGTCCCTGTCCGGCTGGATGCCCTCTCCTACCTGCTCAACAGCGCCCTCCTGGGGGCCTGCATGGCCAGGACCCAGACGCCCCTCTCTGGCGGCCAAGGGCCATTGGCCACAGGCCACGGTGGCCCTACGCCACTTGCACTAGGCAGCAGGTGCCACCCACACTactgctgcagcccccagccgGCGTGTGCCAACCCCCAGCAGCCCAATGGCGCCCGGCAGGCTTGggtggggtgctgtgggggtggcgccATGGGGCAGAGCAGCACTAGCTGTTCCCAAGAGGCGTCTAGGGGCCATGCCGATGGGCAGAACTGCTCTCCAAGATGGGATCAGCGTGGGTCTGCGTCGCCAAGGGGCTGGGGTGAGAATCggagagctggggggcagaaAGATTTCAATCGaccctgggggggcgggaagccgCGGGGCGAGGTGGACTCCGCCCCATGGAAGGCAGGTCTTGGGGGTTCACGCAATGGCCCAGGAAGAGCCCAGGACTCAGGTTATGCACCCCGGAAGCGGAACCAAGATGGCCGCCCGTGGGGCACCCCAGAGTCCAAGAGATGGTCTAGCGGATGGCCGCAGAGACGGGGCTCTGGAGCAGAGGAAACGGAGTCAGCCAAAGCCGCTAGGGAAGATTGGGAGGAGGATTACAAGGGGTCCGCCGCCCAAGGGAGTGTCTTGGAGGAAGCCACGTCTTCCCAACCCAACCTCCCAGCTTCCCAAGGAGGAGAAGACTGGGAAAAGGAGTATGAAAAGTCCAGAGAGCCTCCCAAATCAGCGCCAGCGGTTCCCCCTCTTCCAGAGGTGGCCTCGAAGGCTCAAACAGCCTCCCTCCAGGAGAAGACAACCCCCCTACCACCTAGCAAGGACAGCAGCTTCTCCAGCTATCTCGAGAACCTCTTCACTGACCTGCCAAGGGAGTCCAGCACCGTCTCAGATCCATGCCAGGAGAGAGAGCCCCACGGGGACGCTGCCGAAAGTGGGACACGTCCCCCGGAAGGAGGAGGCCAATGTGGCCAGGTGTCTGCCAAGCTTGGTGATTTCACAGCCAGGAGTGTAGACCCCGCCTGCTCCGCCGTGGAGAATGACAGATCTTGA